The Panicum hallii strain FIL2 chromosome 9, PHallii_v3.1, whole genome shotgun sequence genome has a window encoding:
- the LOC112875737 gene encoding uncharacterized protein LOC112875737, whose translation MAPVGGVVDISSDEEDFLIGDALAPLDPHGWTADLFDVVDNATGEDFDDLVIMSEISAPPVLHQTAKPDDLVVMSELSSPPVLQKKGNADGDCDEDDDDCVVLDGDPDKAVIVADEGSARDGSSDELQIVAVKGPIPCRDFPHSRHLCSNLPFSTTSHVKHCVMCHCFVCDTQAPCKYWGNSTSANDHCHATDKEPKWKLMRQVFRGCLPASGPEKLQNDLYSTTVSPRQQPMQCHAAVPQSPPSSVLHVGYPSRAIQSPLVNERRHNQQRHHSVRVSLSVGGTVSSPRAGRGTCSAHIAQNTHSHAIFKRAGAVSPGFASPNATQFGSAGPDNSLMHQALPHVSQPVQVAPATNAFTETAQSNPFQRSFSAPIAYQVQQDQPAAYYQAATNGMDVIGPQLSRCTSLITERTQCLPEPVTDVCTKSWEDILATVASDLGVADYDISTAESPHVMTDSQPVHSTANQGFSLQHESVAAMENLTSSHMHDLSGHTTGGNVQADHPLETAENWDHPIGGNDFVSAPADVLSVDEATHQLAVSRLESTDILFELDWS comes from the exons ATGGCGCCGGTGGGGGGCGTTGTGGACATCAGCTCCGATGAGGAGGACTTTCTCATCGGCGATGCCCTTGCGCCCCTTGACCCCCACGGATGGACGGCAGATCTTTTCGATGTGGTTGATAATGCAACCGGGGAGGATTTCGATGACCTCGTGATTATGAGTGAGATATCGGCTCCACCGGTACTGCATCAGACAGCCAAACCTGATGACCTCGTGGTTATGAGTGAGTTATCCTCCCCCCCTGTGCTGCAGAAGAAGGGCAATGCTGATGGTGATTGTGACGAGGACGACGATGACTGCGTGGTCCTAGATGGTGACCCTGATAAGGCGGTTATTGTTGCCGATGAGGGAAGCGCGAGAGATGGCAGCTCGGATGAATTGCAGATAGTTGCGGTGAAAGGCCCA ATACCATGCAGGGACTTCCCTCATTCACGCCATTTATGTTCAAACTTGCCCTTCAGCACTACTTCTCACGTGAAGCATTGTGTCATG TGCCACTGTTTTGTATGTGACACTCAAGCTCCATGCAAATATTGGGGTAACAGTACGTCAGCTAATGATCATTGTCATGCTACGGATAAGGAGCCAAAATGGAAACTAATGAGGCAAGTATTCAGGGGATGCCTGCCAGCATCTGGTCCAGAAAAACTCCAGAATGACTTGTACTCAACAACAGTGTCGCCCAGGCAGCAACCTATGCAGTGTCATGCTGCAGTCCCTCAATCACCTCCGTCTTCGGTATTACATGTTGGTTACCCTTCTCGTGCCATCCAAAGTCCTCTTGTTAATGAAAGGAGACATAACCAACAAAGGCATCACTCAGTAAGAGTCTCGCTGAGTGTAGGGGGAACAGTCAGTTCACCAAGAGCTGGAAGAGGTACTTGCAGTGCTCATATTGCTCAAAATACTCATTCACATGCAATTTTCAAAAGAGCAGGGGCTGTTTCTCCGGGCTTTGCATCCCCAAATGCTACTCAATTTGGTTCTGCTGGTCCAGATAATTCCCTGATGCACCAGGCATTGCCACACGTATCTCAGCCAGTTCAAGTTGCACCTGCAACCAATGCTTTCACTGAAACTGCTCAGAGCAATCCTTTCCAGAGATCTTTCAGTGCACCAATAGCATATCAGGTGCAGCAAGATCAGCCAGCGGCATATTATCAGGCTGCCACAAATGGGATGGATGTCATAGGGCCGCAACTTTCACGGTGCACCTCGCTGATAACTGAGAGAACACAATGCCTGCCAGAACCAGTAACAGATGTTTGCACAAAAAGCTGGGAAGACATACTTGCTACTGTGGCATCTGATCTGGGGGTGGCAGATTACGATATCAGCACTGCAGAGTCTCCACATGTAATGACTGACTCTCAACCTGTGCATTCCACAGCAAACCAGGGTTTCAGTCTCCAGCATGAGTCTGTTGCAGCAATGGAGAACTTGACGTCTTCTCATATGCATGACTTATCCGGTCACACAACAGGTGGCAATGTTCAGGCAGATCATCCTCTGGAAACAGCAGAGAACTGGGACCATCCGATTGGTGGGAATGATTTTGTGAGTGCCCCTGCTGATGTGTTATCGGTAGATGAAGCTACTCATCAGCTTGCGGTGTCAAGGCTGGAGTCTACAGACATACTGTTTGAGCTTGACTGGAGTTAA
- the LOC112875740 gene encoding uncharacterized protein LOC112875740 isoform X3, giving the protein MEHPHSLSRGGIHSMIHLPRVPDQVYWFYQVANDETGGTVLSELMEAGIDTSHVIISDGGNTTFVHIIIDKQTKTRTCILTPGDPPIVPSDLPMSSLSAALQDADQMKIPILVDAEQERTKEELEGLLSLASYIVCSGKFPKNWTSIPSLPCALLEILVQYPRVKFVIATLGEKGCMMLERSEGGDGAVEDTADIEVVAESLKLELHKDDVLPSCVSSKFMGVSARGLGTVFGRLLIGTAEVIPASELVDTTGCGDAFIGAVLHSLSAEMPAEKMLPFASQVEMQQKTVASVFLG; this is encoded by the exons ATGGAACACCCACACAGTTTATCACGGGGTGGAATTCATTCGATGATTCACCTACCTAGAGTCCCAGACCAAGTTTACTGGTTTTATCAGGTGGCCAATGACGAAACTGGAGGCACTGTTCTTTCAGAACTCATGGAAGCTGGGATTGATACGTCTCATGTCATA ATTTCCGACGGTGGAAACACAACGTTTGTCCACATCATTATTGATAAGCAAAC GAAAACTCGTACATGTATACTCACACCGGGTGATCCTCCAATAGTTCCTAGTGACTTGCCGATGTCAAGTTTATCAGCTGCACTGCAAGAT GCTGATCAGATGAAGATTCCGATATTAGTTGATGCCGAACAAGAGAGAACAAAGGAAGAATTGGAAGGTTTGCTCAGTCTAGCAAGCTATATTGTGTGTTCAGGGAAATTTCCAAAG AATTGGACCTCGATCCCATCCTTACCCTGTGCCCTGCTTGAGATCCTCGTGCAATACCCTCGTGTGAAATTTGTCATTGCAACCCTCGGAGAAAAAGGTTGCATGATGCTTGAAAGGAGTGAAGGTG GTGATGGCGCGGTAGAAGATACAGCAGATATAGAGGTTGTTGCCGAGTCCTTAAAGTTGGAACTTCACAAAGATGACGTACTTCCGAGTTGTGTATCATCCAAG TTCATGGGGGTTTCTGCAAGAGGGCTTGGCACTGTGTTTGGACGGCTGCTGATAGGAACAGCAGAGGTTATCCCTGCTTCAGAGCTTGTTGACACCACTGGCTGCGGGGATGCATTCATAGGAGCAGTGCTTCACT CACTGTCAGCAGAGATGCCTGCCGAGAAGATGCTCCCGTTTGCTTCCCAAGTGGAAATGCAGCAGAAGACGGTCGCTTCAGTTTTCCTCGGCTGA
- the LOC112875740 gene encoding uncharacterized protein LOC112875740 isoform X1, with the protein MEHPHSLSRGGIHSMIHLPRVPDQVYWFYQVANDETGGTVLSELMEAGIDTSHVIISDGGNTTFVHIIIDKQTKTRTCILTPGDPPIVPSDLPMSSLSAALQDVSLLYLDGYSPQMALVVAKQADQMKIPILVDAEQERTKEELEGLLSLASYIVCSGKFPKNWTSIPSLPCALLEILVQYPRVKFVIATLGEKGCMMLERSEGGDGAVEDTADIEVVAESLKLELHKDDVLPSCVSSKFMGVSARGLGTVFGRLLIGTAEVIPASELVDTTGCGDAFIGAVLHSLSAEMPAEKMLPFASQVEMQQKTVASVFLG; encoded by the exons ATGGAACACCCACACAGTTTATCACGGGGTGGAATTCATTCGATGATTCACCTACCTAGAGTCCCAGACCAAGTTTACTGGTTTTATCAGGTGGCCAATGACGAAACTGGAGGCACTGTTCTTTCAGAACTCATGGAAGCTGGGATTGATACGTCTCATGTCATA ATTTCCGACGGTGGAAACACAACGTTTGTCCACATCATTATTGATAAGCAAAC GAAAACTCGTACATGTATACTCACACCGGGTGATCCTCCAATAGTTCCTAGTGACTTGCCGATGTCAAGTTTATCAGCTGCACTGCAAGATGTAAGCTTGTTATATCTAGATGGATATTCACCGCAAATGGCACTGGTTGTTGCTAAGCAG GCTGATCAGATGAAGATTCCGATATTAGTTGATGCCGAACAAGAGAGAACAAAGGAAGAATTGGAAGGTTTGCTCAGTCTAGCAAGCTATATTGTGTGTTCAGGGAAATTTCCAAAG AATTGGACCTCGATCCCATCCTTACCCTGTGCCCTGCTTGAGATCCTCGTGCAATACCCTCGTGTGAAATTTGTCATTGCAACCCTCGGAGAAAAAGGTTGCATGATGCTTGAAAGGAGTGAAGGTG GTGATGGCGCGGTAGAAGATACAGCAGATATAGAGGTTGTTGCCGAGTCCTTAAAGTTGGAACTTCACAAAGATGACGTACTTCCGAGTTGTGTATCATCCAAG TTCATGGGGGTTTCTGCAAGAGGGCTTGGCACTGTGTTTGGACGGCTGCTGATAGGAACAGCAGAGGTTATCCCTGCTTCAGAGCTTGTTGACACCACTGGCTGCGGGGATGCATTCATAGGAGCAGTGCTTCACT CACTGTCAGCAGAGATGCCTGCCGAGAAGATGCTCCCGTTTGCTTCCCAAGTGGAAATGCAGCAGAAGACGGTCGCTTCAGTTTTCCTCGGCTGA
- the LOC112875740 gene encoding uncharacterized protein LOC112875740 isoform X2 produces MEHPHSLSRGGIHSMIHLPRVPDQVYWFYQVANDETGGTVLSELMEAGIDTSHVIISDGGNTTFVHIIIDKQTKTRTCILTPGDPPIVPSDLPMSSLSAALQDVSLLYLDGYSPQMALVVAKQADQMKIPILVDAEQERTKEELEGLLSLASYIVCSGKFPKNWTSIPSLPCALLEILVQYPRVKFVIATLGEKGCMMLERSEGDGAVEDTADIEVVAESLKLELHKDDVLPSCVSSKFMGVSARGLGTVFGRLLIGTAEVIPASELVDTTGCGDAFIGAVLHSLSAEMPAEKMLPFASQVEMQQKTVASVFLG; encoded by the exons ATGGAACACCCACACAGTTTATCACGGGGTGGAATTCATTCGATGATTCACCTACCTAGAGTCCCAGACCAAGTTTACTGGTTTTATCAGGTGGCCAATGACGAAACTGGAGGCACTGTTCTTTCAGAACTCATGGAAGCTGGGATTGATACGTCTCATGTCATA ATTTCCGACGGTGGAAACACAACGTTTGTCCACATCATTATTGATAAGCAAAC GAAAACTCGTACATGTATACTCACACCGGGTGATCCTCCAATAGTTCCTAGTGACTTGCCGATGTCAAGTTTATCAGCTGCACTGCAAGATGTAAGCTTGTTATATCTAGATGGATATTCACCGCAAATGGCACTGGTTGTTGCTAAGCAG GCTGATCAGATGAAGATTCCGATATTAGTTGATGCCGAACAAGAGAGAACAAAGGAAGAATTGGAAGGTTTGCTCAGTCTAGCAAGCTATATTGTGTGTTCAGGGAAATTTCCAAAG AATTGGACCTCGATCCCATCCTTACCCTGTGCCCTGCTTGAGATCCTCGTGCAATACCCTCGTGTGAAATTTGTCATTGCAACCCTCGGAGAAAAAGGTTGCATGATGCTTGAAAGGAGTGAAG GTGATGGCGCGGTAGAAGATACAGCAGATATAGAGGTTGTTGCCGAGTCCTTAAAGTTGGAACTTCACAAAGATGACGTACTTCCGAGTTGTGTATCATCCAAG TTCATGGGGGTTTCTGCAAGAGGGCTTGGCACTGTGTTTGGACGGCTGCTGATAGGAACAGCAGAGGTTATCCCTGCTTCAGAGCTTGTTGACACCACTGGCTGCGGGGATGCATTCATAGGAGCAGTGCTTCACT CACTGTCAGCAGAGATGCCTGCCGAGAAGATGCTCCCGTTTGCTTCCCAAGTGGAAATGCAGCAGAAGACGGTCGCTTCAGTTTTCCTCGGCTGA
- the LOC112875740 gene encoding uncharacterized protein LOC112875740 isoform X4, with protein sequence MEAGIDTSHVIISDGGNTTFVHIIIDKQTKTRTCILTPGDPPIVPSDLPMSSLSAALQDVSLLYLDGYSPQMALVVAKQADQMKIPILVDAEQERTKEELEGLLSLASYIVCSGKFPKNWTSIPSLPCALLEILVQYPRVKFVIATLGEKGCMMLERSEGGDGAVEDTADIEVVAESLKLELHKDDVLPSCVSSKFMGVSARGLGTVFGRLLIGTAEVIPASELVDTTGCGDAFIGAVLHSLSAEMPAEKMLPFASQVEMQQKTVASVFLG encoded by the exons ATGGAAGCTGGGATTGATACGTCTCATGTCATA ATTTCCGACGGTGGAAACACAACGTTTGTCCACATCATTATTGATAAGCAAAC GAAAACTCGTACATGTATACTCACACCGGGTGATCCTCCAATAGTTCCTAGTGACTTGCCGATGTCAAGTTTATCAGCTGCACTGCAAGATGTAAGCTTGTTATATCTAGATGGATATTCACCGCAAATGGCACTGGTTGTTGCTAAGCAG GCTGATCAGATGAAGATTCCGATATTAGTTGATGCCGAACAAGAGAGAACAAAGGAAGAATTGGAAGGTTTGCTCAGTCTAGCAAGCTATATTGTGTGTTCAGGGAAATTTCCAAAG AATTGGACCTCGATCCCATCCTTACCCTGTGCCCTGCTTGAGATCCTCGTGCAATACCCTCGTGTGAAATTTGTCATTGCAACCCTCGGAGAAAAAGGTTGCATGATGCTTGAAAGGAGTGAAGGTG GTGATGGCGCGGTAGAAGATACAGCAGATATAGAGGTTGTTGCCGAGTCCTTAAAGTTGGAACTTCACAAAGATGACGTACTTCCGAGTTGTGTATCATCCAAG TTCATGGGGGTTTCTGCAAGAGGGCTTGGCACTGTGTTTGGACGGCTGCTGATAGGAACAGCAGAGGTTATCCCTGCTTCAGAGCTTGTTGACACCACTGGCTGCGGGGATGCATTCATAGGAGCAGTGCTTCACT CACTGTCAGCAGAGATGCCTGCCGAGAAGATGCTCCCGTTTGCTTCCCAAGTGGAAATGCAGCAGAAGACGGTCGCTTCAGTTTTCCTCGGCTGA
- the LOC112875741 gene encoding 60S ribosomal protein L21-2, which translates to MPAGHGLRSRTRDLFARPFRKKGYIPLTTYLRTYKIGDYVDVKVNGAVHKGMPHKFYHGRTGRVWNVTKRAIGVEINKQVNGRIIRKRIHVRVEHVQPSRCTEEFRLRKAKNDQLKADAKARGEVISTKRQPLGPKPGFMVEGATIETVTPIPYDVVNDLKGGY; encoded by the exons ATGCCGGCCGGCCACGGGCTGCGCTCGCGGACGCGCGACCTCTTCGCGCGCCCCTTCCGCAAGAAGGGGTACATCCCGCTCACCACTTACCTCCGCACCTACAAGATCGGCGACTACGTCGACGTCAAGGTGAACGGCGCCGTCCACAAGGGGATGCCGCACAAGTTCTACCACGGCCGCACCGGCCGCGTCTGGAACGTCACCAAGCGCGCCATCGGCGTCGAGATCAACAAGCAG GTTAATGGCCGCATCATCAGGAAGCGTATCCATGTCCGTGTGGAGCATGTGCAGCCGTCCCGCTGCACTGAAGAGTTCCGCCTGAGGAAGGCAAAGAACGACCAGTTGAAAGCAGATGCCAAGGCACGCGGTGAGGTCATCAGCACCAAGAGGCAGCCGTTGGGTCCCAAGCCTGGCTTCATGGTTGAAGGTGCTACCATCGAGACCGTCACCCCCATTCCGTACGATGTTGTCAATGATCTCAAGGGTGGTTACTAG